A genomic window from Bos javanicus breed banteng chromosome 13, ARS-OSU_banteng_1.0, whole genome shotgun sequence includes:
- the GMEB2 gene encoding glucocorticoid modulatory element-binding protein 2 isoform X3 yields MAEEEESLEAEIVYPITCGDSRANLIWRKFVCPGINVKCVQYDEHVISPKEFVHLAGKSTLKDWKRAIRMNGIMLRKIMDSGELDFYQHDRVCSNTCRSTKIDLSGARASLGSPTPTEYIPLTPATADVNGAPATITIETCEDPGDWTTAVGDDTFAFWRGLKDAGLLDEVIQEFHQELVETMKGLQQRVQDPPLQLRDAVLLNNIVQNFGMLDLVKKVLASHKCQMDRSREQYARDLAGTLASAVPTALEQQCDEHRRRAKELKHKSQHLSNVLMTLTPVSLPPPVKRPRLARATSGPAAIASQVLAQSAQIALTPGVPVSQLTSVPLGKVVSTLPSPALGKAAPQVAPASSPASPLLGGYTVLASSGTTFPNTVEIHPDASSLTVLSTAAMQDGSTVVKVVSPLQLLTLPGLGPTLQNVAQVSPGGSTIVTVPTGTVESAVAAPGPEEHTATIEVAAMAEGHEHK; encoded by the exons tACGATGAACACGTCATCAGCCCCAAGGAGTTTGTGCACCTAGCCGGCAAGTCCACCCTGAAGGACTGGAAGCGAGCCATCCGAATGAACGGCATCATGCTTAG GAAGATCATGGACTCCGGGGAGCTGGACTTCTACCAGCATGACAGGGTCTGCTCCAACACCTGCCGCAGCACCAAGATCGACCTCTCTGGGGCTCGCGCGTCCCTGGGCAGCCCCACGCCCACCGAGTACATCCCGCTCACGCCGGCCACCGCTGACG TGAATGGGGCTCCTGCGACCATCACCATCGAGACCTGCGAGGACCCAGGGGACTGGACCACAGCCGTTGGAG ATGATACGTTCGCCTTCTGGCGGGGGCTGAAGGACGCAGGCCTGCTGGACGAGGTCATACAGGAGTTCCACCAGGAGCTGGTGGAGACCATGAAGGGCCTGCAGCAGCGGGTGCAGGACCCACCCCTGCAGCTCCGAG ACGCCGTCCTCCTCAACAACATCGTCCAAAATTTCGGCATGCTGGACCTGGTGAAGAAGGTGCTGGCCAGCCACAAGTGTCAGATGGACCGTTCTCGGGAGCAGTATGCCCGCGACCTGGCAGGTACACTGGCCTCGGCTGTGCCCACAG CCCTGGAGCAGCAGTGTGACGAGCACCGCCGGCGGGCCAAGGAGCTCAAGCACAAGTCACAGCACCTCAGCAATGTGCTCATGACGCTCACGCCGGTCTCCCTGCCGCCCCCCGTGAAGCGGCCTCGGCTCGCGAGGGCCACGTCTGGGCCGGCCGCCATCGCCTCGCAGGTGCTCGCCCAGTCTGCCCAGATCGCCCTGACCCCCGGCGTGCCCGTCTCCCAGCTCACCAGTGTGCCGCTGGGCAAAGTGGTGTCCACCCTGCCCTCCCCCGCGCTGGGCAAGGCTGCGCCCCAGGTCGCTCCGGCCAGCTCCCCCGCCTCGCCACTGCTTGGCGGCTACACGGTGCTGGCCTCCTCTGGCACCACCTTCCCCAACACAGTGGAGATCCACCCGGACGCATCCAGCCTCACGGTCCTGAGCACAGCCGCCATGCAGGACGGCAGCACTGTGGTCAAGGTGGTGAGCCCACTGCAGCTGCTCACCCTGCCCGGCCTGGGCCCCACCCTGCAGAACGTGGCCCAGGTATCGCCCGGGGGCAGCACCATCGTGACGGTGCCCACGGGGACTGTCGAGAGTGCCGTGGCTGCCCCGGGACCTGAGGAGCACACGGCCACCATCGAGGTGGCCGCCATGGCGGAGGGCCATGAGCACAAGTAG